A genomic segment from Parolsenella catena encodes:
- a CDS encoding DegV family protein: MANIVIVTETGSDITAAEAAELGVELVPMHVAIGDVTIDDGTLDPAEMLEQCRQLGVLPHTSGSTPADFSAVFDRIHEERPEVQILYIAYSAVTTCSYQSACAAAEGRDYVSMLDTGHVTIGLALVVRKTVEHLRENPDITVEGLLEWSLAFAKRVRMGFLPGDLGYLRAGGRLSNAAFVGATLLRIKPVVELLDGRLVATRKLRGKMAACSLDFMDHMLAGAPADTSTLFFVRSCGLPLAIQQAAERRARELGFAELRWYDTQDVITSHCGPGSFGVAFAVDE, translated from the coding sequence ATGGCCAACATCGTCATCGTCACGGAGACGGGCAGCGACATCACCGCGGCCGAGGCCGCCGAGCTTGGCGTCGAGCTCGTGCCCATGCACGTTGCGATAGGCGACGTCACGATCGACGACGGGACGCTCGACCCCGCCGAGATGCTCGAGCAGTGCCGCCAGCTCGGCGTGCTCCCGCACACGAGCGGCTCCACGCCCGCGGACTTCTCGGCCGTGTTCGACCGCATCCACGAGGAGAGGCCCGAGGTGCAGATCCTCTACATCGCCTACTCCGCGGTCACGACGTGCTCGTACCAGAGCGCCTGCGCGGCGGCCGAGGGGCGCGACTACGTCTCGATGCTCGACACGGGCCACGTGACGATCGGCCTGGCGCTCGTCGTGCGCAAGACGGTCGAGCACCTGCGCGAGAACCCCGACATCACGGTCGAGGGGCTCCTCGAGTGGTCGCTGGCCTTTGCCAAGCGCGTGCGCATGGGCTTTCTGCCCGGTGACCTGGGCTACCTGCGCGCCGGTGGCCGCCTGTCGAACGCTGCGTTCGTGGGTGCCACGCTGCTGCGCATCAAGCCGGTCGTCGAGCTTCTCGACGGGCGTCTCGTGGCCACGAGGAAGCTGCGGGGCAAGATGGCCGCCTGCTCGCTCGACTTCATGGACCACATGCTCGCTGGCGCGCCGGCCGACACCTCCACGCTGTTCTTTGTGCGCTCGTGCGGGCTTCCGCTCGCCATCCAGCAGGCGGCCGAGCGGCGCGCCCGCGAGCTGGGCTTTGCGGAGCTTCGCTGGTATGACACGCAGGACGTCATCACGTCCCACTGCGGGCCGGGCTCCTTTGGCGTTGCGTTTGCCGTTGATGAGTAG
- a CDS encoding PTS sugar transporter subunit IIA, translating into MSGFVSEENILLNQQATTKEEALRTISDAAARIGVADDADAVYAAFLAREEIDKTGMVDGFAVPHCKTDAVKSAAVIIFKNAQPVEWPSLDDKPVDIAMALLIPDSEAGTTHLRLLSKAAMLLMDDNFKSKLRESDDAADLAATLNVELVA; encoded by the coding sequence ATGAGCGGATTCGTCAGCGAGGAGAACATCCTCCTCAACCAGCAGGCCACCACCAAGGAGGAGGCGCTGCGCACGATCTCCGACGCCGCGGCCAGGATCGGCGTCGCCGACGACGCCGACGCCGTCTACGCCGCCTTCCTCGCCCGCGAGGAGATCGACAAGACCGGCATGGTCGACGGCTTCGCCGTGCCGCACTGCAAGACCGACGCCGTGAAGAGCGCCGCCGTCATCATCTTCAAGAACGCCCAGCCCGTCGAGTGGCCCAGCCTCGACGACAAGCCCGTCGACATCGCCATGGCGCTGCTCATCCCCGACTCCGAGGCCGGCACCACGCACCTGCGCCTGCTCTCGAAGGCCGCCATGCTGCTCATGGACGACAACTTCAAGTCCAAGCTGCGCGAGAGCGACGACGCCGCCGACCTCGCCGCCACGCTCAACGTGGAGCTCGTGGCGTAA
- a CDS encoding PTS fructose transporter subunit IIC has translation MKIVGVSACTVGIAHTYMAKKAVEEECAKRGFECKIEAQGGMGIEDELSQEDVDSADLVIETIDVGIEGEDRFEAKVAEGRLLKVGTADAISNAADVLDRALALIGGAEAVAAAEPAKAEVAEQPVAKASAAPGGPKPAEKKSIFAEPGKTLLNAFNTGVSYFIPIVVIGGVFLAFSLASGTAGANGMEVTNPFMVSLNTIGMAGISMMIPVLAAYIAYSMAGKPALAPGFVLGYLVNNAVTTPNGSAVSTGFLGAMIMAVICGYFVRWMKTWKVNDTINTIMPILVIPILTSLVLGMAYIYVLATPLGFVMDWLTAVLGSLQGGSAVVLGLVIGVMTAFDMGGPINKTASTFTMALMASSIYGPNGMFRVAVAVPPLACGIASLIARNKFDDADRQMGVSAIFMGCIGITEGAIPFAVKDLAHTLPGICIGSAVGAGLAAFQGIDCYVPHGGFIVALATSNVGLFCLDIVIGALVGAAILVVMKPKLENASK, from the coding sequence GTGAAGATCGTAGGAGTGAGCGCCTGCACCGTCGGCATCGCGCACACCTACATGGCCAAGAAGGCCGTGGAGGAGGAGTGCGCCAAGCGCGGCTTCGAGTGCAAGATCGAGGCCCAGGGTGGCATGGGCATCGAGGACGAGCTCTCGCAGGAGGACGTCGATTCCGCAGACCTCGTCATCGAGACGATCGACGTGGGCATCGAGGGCGAGGACCGCTTCGAGGCCAAGGTGGCCGAGGGCCGTCTTCTGAAGGTCGGCACCGCCGACGCCATCTCGAACGCCGCCGACGTCCTTGACCGCGCCCTCGCGCTCATCGGTGGCGCCGAGGCCGTTGCCGCCGCCGAGCCCGCCAAGGCCGAGGTTGCCGAGCAGCCCGTCGCCAAGGCCAGCGCCGCCCCCGGCGGCCCCAAGCCCGCTGAGAAGAAGTCCATCTTCGCCGAGCCCGGCAAGACGCTGCTCAACGCCTTCAACACCGGCGTGAGCTACTTCATCCCCATCGTCGTCATCGGCGGCGTGTTCCTGGCCTTCTCGCTGGCCTCCGGCACCGCCGGCGCCAACGGCATGGAGGTCACGAACCCCTTCATGGTGTCGCTGAACACCATCGGCATGGCCGGCATCTCCATGATGATCCCGGTGCTCGCCGCCTACATCGCCTACTCGATGGCCGGCAAGCCCGCCCTCGCCCCCGGCTTCGTCCTTGGTTACCTGGTTAACAACGCGGTGACCACGCCGAACGGCTCTGCGGTCTCCACCGGCTTCCTGGGCGCCATGATCATGGCCGTCATCTGCGGCTACTTCGTCCGCTGGATGAAGACCTGGAAGGTCAACGACACGATCAACACGATCATGCCGATCCTGGTCATCCCGATCCTCACCTCGCTCGTCCTGGGCATGGCCTACATCTACGTCCTGGCCACGCCGCTCGGCTTCGTGATGGACTGGCTCACTGCCGTCCTCGGTAGCCTCCAGGGTGGCTCCGCCGTCGTCCTCGGCCTCGTCATCGGCGTCATGACCGCGTTCGACATGGGCGGCCCCATCAACAAGACTGCCTCCACGTTCACGATGGCCCTCATGGCCTCCAGCATCTACGGCCCCAACGGCATGTTCCGCGTCGCCGTCGCCGTCCCGCCCCTGGCCTGCGGCATCGCTTCCCTGATCGCCCGCAACAAGTTCGATGACGCCGACCGTCAGATGGGCGTCTCCGCCATCTTCATGGGCTGCATCGGCATCACCGAGGGCGCCATCCCGTTCGCCGTCAAGGACCTCGCCCACACCCTGCCGGGCATCTGCATCGGCTCCGCCGTGGGCGCCGGCCTGGCCGCCTTTCAGGGCATCGACTGCTACGTCCCGCACGGTGGCTTCATCGTCGCCCTCGCCACGAGCAACGTCGGCCTGTTCTGCCTCGACATCGTGATCGGCGCGCTCGTTGGCGCCGCCATCCTCGTCGTCATGAAGCCGAAGCTGGAGAACGCCTCCAAGTAG
- a CDS encoding ketopantoate reductase family protein, whose protein sequence is MAISRMTIMGKGAIGLLYGSIAAETLGADAVEYVMDDARFERHAHDRLKINGSPCELASVRAGEARTAELLVFAVKATGLDAALDEATALVGPNTRIVSLLNGVTSEQRIAERFGWDNVVLATAQGLDATFLSGELRYSCAGHIHLGAAEGTAAGVVDDIADFFERAGVPHIVEQDIRHRLWAKLMLNVGVNQTTMVFGGTYGSVTTDPEQVRCFVAAMREVRAVAAAEGVTLTEEELTGMFELCASMAPDGMPSMAQDRVARRPTEVEEFSGTICRLGQKHHVLTPQNAWLHERVRQIEASWRG, encoded by the coding sequence ATGGCGATCAGCAGGATGACGATCATGGGCAAGGGGGCCATCGGGCTGCTCTACGGCAGCATTGCGGCCGAGACGCTCGGCGCAGATGCCGTGGAGTACGTCATGGACGACGCGCGCTTCGAGCGCCACGCCCACGACAGGCTCAAGATCAACGGAAGCCCCTGCGAGCTCGCCAGCGTCCGCGCAGGCGAGGCGCGCACGGCCGAGCTTCTCGTCTTTGCCGTCAAGGCCACCGGCCTGGATGCCGCGCTCGACGAGGCGACCGCGCTCGTTGGCCCCAACACGCGCATCGTGTCGCTGCTGAACGGCGTCACGAGCGAGCAGCGCATCGCCGAGCGCTTTGGCTGGGACAACGTCGTGCTCGCAACCGCCCAGGGCCTCGACGCCACCTTCCTGTCCGGCGAGCTGCGCTACAGCTGCGCGGGCCACATCCACTTGGGAGCCGCCGAGGGCACGGCCGCAGGCGTCGTCGACGACATCGCGGATTTCTTCGAGCGCGCGGGCGTTCCCCACATCGTCGAGCAAGATATCCGCCACCGCCTGTGGGCAAAGCTCATGCTCAACGTGGGCGTCAACCAGACCACCATGGTCTTTGGCGGCACGTACGGTTCCGTCACGACCGACCCCGAGCAGGTGCGCTGCTTCGTCGCGGCCATGCGAGAGGTGCGCGCCGTGGCGGCGGCCGAGGGCGTGACGCTCACGGAGGAGGAGCTCACGGGCATGTTCGAGCTCTGCGCGTCCATGGCGCCCGACGGCATGCCCTCCATGGCGCAGGACCGCGTCGCGCGCCGTCCCACCGAGGTCGAGGAGTTCTCCGGCACGATCTGCCGACTGGGACAAAAGCACCACGTCCTCACCCCGCAGAACGCCTGGCTGCACGAGCGCGTGCGCCAGATCGAGGCCAGCTGGCGGGGCTAG
- a CDS encoding NAD(P)/FAD-dependent oxidoreductase has product MIEISNLKLSLDKLDGTPEAERRALRRAVLRRLHAAPDDVTGVELRRRSIDARKKSDVHLTCTARVTLRGGANAERALLARLARRKDGRGIRQVVASTPTLPSRTNHAPASRPVVVGAGCAGLFCALALANAGLEPLLVERGDDAHHRSRAVARFNETGELDVESNIQFGAGGAGTFSDGKLTTGTKSPLHRLVLDTFVEAGAAEDIAWDAKPHIGSDVLPGVVDHICARITELGGEVRFRTRLTGIEVTGGTTAPRVSAVVLERREEGGLLVQERLACSRLVLACGHSARDVFELLRELGVTLERKTFAMGVRIEHLQADVDRAQYGPSAGHPALGAAPYKLVSHLPNGRSAYSFCMCPGGYVVAAASEEGGVVTNGMSLAARAGTNANSGLLANVLPSDLPGDDPLAGIELQRACERAAFELGGGAYVAPAQLVGDFLAHQPSSTGGRVEPTYPRGVAWGSVEGCLPPYVAETLRAAIPDMARHLRGFDDAEAVLTGVESRSSSPVRVTRGADLQSVSHAGLYPTGEGAGYAGGIMSAATDGLRVAQAIVDSL; this is encoded by the coding sequence GTGATCGAGATCTCCAACCTCAAGCTCTCGCTCGACAAGCTCGACGGCACGCCCGAGGCCGAGCGACGCGCCCTGCGCCGGGCGGTCCTGCGGCGCCTCCACGCCGCGCCGGACGACGTCACGGGCGTGGAGCTTCGCCGTCGCTCCATCGACGCGCGCAAGAAGAGCGACGTGCACCTCACGTGCACCGCGCGCGTCACGCTGCGAGGGGGCGCGAACGCCGAGCGGGCGCTTCTCGCGCGCCTCGCCCGCCGCAAGGACGGCCGCGGCATCCGCCAGGTCGTGGCCTCCACGCCCACGCTGCCCAGCCGCACAAACCATGCGCCCGCAAGCCGTCCCGTCGTCGTGGGCGCGGGCTGCGCGGGACTCTTCTGCGCGCTGGCACTCGCCAACGCCGGCCTCGAGCCGCTGCTCGTCGAGCGCGGAGACGACGCCCATCACCGCAGCCGGGCCGTGGCGCGCTTCAACGAGACGGGCGAGCTCGACGTCGAGAGCAACATCCAGTTCGGTGCGGGAGGGGCCGGCACGTTCTCGGACGGCAAGCTCACCACCGGCACGAAGAGCCCGCTGCACCGCCTCGTGCTCGACACGTTCGTCGAGGCCGGCGCGGCCGAGGACATCGCGTGGGACGCCAAGCCCCACATCGGCTCGGACGTCTTGCCCGGCGTCGTGGACCACATCTGCGCGCGCATCACCGAGCTCGGCGGCGAGGTGCGCTTCCGCACGAGGCTCACGGGCATCGAGGTCACGGGGGGCACCACGGCGCCGCGCGTGAGCGCCGTGGTGCTCGAGCGACGCGAGGAGGGCGGCCTTCTCGTCCAGGAGCGCCTTGCGTGCAGCAGGCTCGTGCTCGCGTGCGGCCACTCCGCCCGGGACGTGTTCGAGCTGCTGCGCGAGCTCGGCGTCACGCTCGAGCGCAAGACATTTGCGATGGGCGTGCGCATCGAGCACCTGCAGGCAGACGTGGACCGCGCCCAGTACGGACCGTCCGCCGGCCACCCGGCGCTGGGCGCTGCCCCCTACAAGCTCGTGAGCCACCTGCCAAACGGCCGCTCCGCCTACTCGTTCTGCATGTGCCCGGGCGGCTACGTGGTGGCGGCGGCGAGCGAGGAGGGCGGCGTGGTCACGAACGGCATGAGCCTCGCGGCGCGCGCCGGCACGAACGCCAACTCCGGCCTTCTCGCCAACGTCTTGCCGAGCGACCTGCCCGGGGACGACCCGCTTGCCGGCATCGAGCTGCAGCGCGCCTGCGAACGGGCGGCGTTCGAGCTGGGCGGCGGGGCCTATGTGGCGCCCGCGCAGCTCGTGGGAGACTTCCTCGCCCACCAGCCGTCGAGCACGGGCGGGCGCGTAGAGCCCACGTACCCGCGCGGCGTGGCCTGGGGATCTGTCGAGGGGTGTCTGCCGCCCTACGTGGCCGAGACGCTGCGCGCCGCCATCCCCGACATGGCCCGCCACCTGCGAGGGTTCGACGACGCCGAGGCCGTGCTCACGGGTGTCGAGAGCCGCTCGAGCTCGCCGGTGCGCGTCACGCGTGGGGCAGACCTGCAGAGCGTGAGTCACGCGGGCCTCTACCCCACCGGCGAGGGCGCGGGATACGCGGGCGGCATCATGAGCGCCGCCACCGACGGCCTGCGCGTGGCCCAGGCGATCGTCGACTCCCTCTGA
- a CDS encoding aminoacetone oxidase family FAD-binding enzyme — translation MAGGRKRQAQQRGGSRAREREQLERMAAATALPARADVCVVGGGAAGLACAVTAAEAGASVLVLERSLECGRTILATGNGRCNFCNADLAANNYNHPEFVAASMGEPGVALERILGFWRGCGLSWAEEDGRLYPRSRQAASVRNVLLARARRAGAALACGREAIGATRQRSGWHVRLSQTWDGEERELDAATLVIASGGASGAVADALGLALVPDSPVLCGVAATAPAPGLLERLSGRRAHCVATLTRAGRVVMREAGEVLFREYGLSGIVSFNLSRHVRPGDAIELDLAPEVDAWEVDKLVADRPGDAHALDGILDPATAEALVGLAGGAQAGGLAWRVAPLVKGLPFRVEGLADTAHAQVTRGGIDVAALDARTLAARGHDGLFACGEALDVDGACGGYNLAWAWASGMTCGASAARHAATAHANATAPSKDARAARAGAPTPRKDAPSSPERTLS, via the coding sequence GTGGCGGGCGGCCGCAAGAGGCAGGCCCAGCAGCGCGGCGGGTCGCGGGCACGCGAGCGCGAGCAGCTCGAGCGCATGGCCGCGGCCACCGCGCTGCCGGCGCGCGCGGACGTGTGCGTCGTCGGCGGCGGCGCGGCGGGGCTCGCGTGCGCCGTCACGGCCGCCGAGGCCGGCGCGAGCGTCCTCGTGCTCGAGCGCTCGCTCGAGTGCGGCCGCACGATCCTTGCCACGGGCAACGGCCGCTGCAACTTCTGCAACGCCGACCTCGCGGCGAACAACTACAACCACCCCGAGTTCGTGGCCGCCTCCATGGGCGAGCCCGGCGTGGCGCTCGAGCGCATCCTGGGCTTCTGGCGAGGCTGCGGCCTGTCATGGGCCGAGGAGGACGGCAGGCTCTACCCGCGCAGCCGCCAGGCCGCGAGCGTGAGAAACGTCCTGCTCGCGCGCGCGAGGCGTGCGGGCGCCGCGCTCGCGTGCGGCCGCGAGGCCATTGGCGCCACGCGGCAGCGCAGCGGCTGGCACGTCCGCCTATCCCAGACGTGGGACGGCGAGGAGCGCGAGCTCGACGCCGCCACGCTCGTCATCGCGAGCGGCGGGGCGAGCGGCGCCGTGGCGGACGCGCTCGGCCTTGCGCTGGTCCCCGACTCCCCCGTGCTGTGCGGCGTGGCCGCCACGGCGCCGGCCCCGGGCCTTCTCGAGCGCCTGAGCGGCCGGCGCGCGCACTGCGTGGCCACGCTCACGCGGGCGGGCCGCGTGGTCATGCGCGAGGCCGGCGAGGTGCTCTTCCGCGAGTATGGGCTGTCCGGCATCGTCTCGTTCAACCTCTCGAGGCACGTCCGGCCCGGGGACGCCATCGAGCTCGACCTCGCCCCAGAGGTGGACGCCTGGGAGGTCGACAAGCTCGTCGCGGACCGTCCCGGAGACGCCCACGCGCTCGACGGCATCCTCGACCCCGCGACCGCCGAGGCGCTCGTCGGCCTTGCCGGCGGCGCGCAGGCGGGCGGACTCGCCTGGCGCGTGGCCCCGCTCGTGAAGGGGCTGCCCTTCCGGGTGGAGGGCTTGGCGGACACCGCGCACGCCCAGGTCACGCGCGGCGGCATCGACGTGGCCGCGCTCGACGCGCGCACGCTCGCCGCCCGCGGGCATGACGGCCTGTTCGCATGCGGCGAGGCGCTCGACGTTGACGGCGCCTGCGGCGGCTACAACCTCGCCTGGGCCTGGGCAAGCGGCATGACCTGCGGAGCGTCCGCCGCACGCCACGCAGCGACGGCCCACGCAAACGCGACGGCGCCGAGCAAGGACGCCCGAGCAGCCCGCGCAGGCGCGCCGACGCCGCGCAAGGACGCCCCGTCCTCTCCCGAAAGGACCCTCTCGTGA
- a CDS encoding Mrp/NBP35 family ATP-binding protein — MADQSSGIPQFELGELSRVHHLIGVVSGKGGVGKSLVTGILARELNRAGKSVGILDADITGPSIPHMFGMADAHATAADEHLIPVESKHGIKVMSANLVLADETQPVLWRGPVLGGAIRQFWGDTAWGDIDYMLVDMPPGTGDVALTVFQSLPIEGIVIVTSPQDLVSMIVGKAVNMAAQMQIPVLGLVENMSYAVCPHCGEHIHVFGESKLAEVAAGYGLPVLGTLPIDPAIAAACDKGTFEDDLPEGLLPDAVALALDLPELEVEQQEPQGPEPTMAERAAAAAAAYKAKKAAEESDGTVDVTPREV; from the coding sequence ATGGCAGACCAGAGCAGCGGCATCCCCCAGTTCGAACTGGGCGAGCTGTCGCGCGTGCATCACCTCATCGGCGTCGTGTCCGGCAAGGGCGGCGTGGGCAAGTCGCTCGTCACGGGCATCCTCGCTCGCGAGCTCAACCGCGCCGGCAAGAGCGTCGGCATCCTGGACGCGGATATCACCGGTCCGTCCATCCCCCACATGTTCGGCATGGCAGACGCCCACGCCACCGCGGCCGACGAGCATCTCATCCCCGTGGAGTCCAAGCACGGCATCAAGGTCATGAGCGCCAACCTCGTCCTGGCAGACGAGACGCAGCCCGTGCTGTGGCGCGGTCCCGTGCTGGGCGGCGCCATCCGCCAGTTCTGGGGCGACACCGCCTGGGGCGACATCGACTACATGCTCGTCGACATGCCTCCCGGAACGGGCGACGTGGCGCTCACCGTGTTCCAGAGCCTGCCCATCGAGGGGATCGTCATCGTCACGAGCCCGCAGGACCTCGTGAGCATGATCGTGGGCAAGGCCGTGAACATGGCCGCCCAGATGCAGATCCCGGTGCTGGGCCTCGTGGAGAACATGAGCTACGCCGTGTGCCCGCACTGCGGCGAGCACATCCACGTCTTTGGCGAGAGCAAGCTCGCCGAGGTGGCCGCCGGCTACGGCCTGCCCGTCCTGGGCACGCTGCCCATCGACCCGGCCATCGCCGCCGCGTGCGACAAGGGCACGTTCGAGGACGACCTTCCCGAGGGCCTGCTGCCCGACGCCGTGGCGCTTGCCCTCGACCTGCCCGAGCTCGAGGTGGAGCAGCAGGAGCCCCAGGGCCCAGAGCCCACGATGGCCGAGCGCGCCGCCGCCGCGGCTGCCGCCTACAAGGCCAAGAAGGCCGCCGAGGAGAGCGACGGCACCGTCGACGTCACCCCGCGCGAGGTCTAG
- a CDS encoding iron-sulfur cluster assembly scaffold protein yields MQYSQEVENMCPVAKGAYHGPAPIPEEGKWVQAKEISDISGLTHGVGWCAPQQGACKLTLNVKEGVIEEALVETIGCSGMTHSAAMASEILPGKTILEALNTDLVCDAINVAMREIFLQIVYGRSQTAFSEGGLPVGASLDDLGKGLRSQVGTMFGTKAKGARYLELAQGYVTRMALNDKNEIIAFEFLNLGKFTDALKAGKSAEDAIAGAMGHYGQWDNAAKYIDPRTDEETHSVASTFPVHE; encoded by the coding sequence ATGCAGTATTCACAGGAAGTGGAGAACATGTGCCCCGTCGCCAAGGGTGCCTACCACGGCCCCGCGCCCATCCCCGAGGAGGGCAAGTGGGTCCAGGCCAAGGAGATCTCTGACATCTCCGGCCTCACGCACGGTGTGGGCTGGTGCGCCCCGCAGCAGGGTGCCTGCAAGCTGACGCTCAACGTCAAGGAGGGTGTCATCGAGGAGGCCCTCGTCGAGACGATCGGCTGCTCCGGCATGACCCACTCCGCCGCCATGGCTTCCGAGATCCTTCCCGGCAAGACCATCCTTGAGGCCCTCAACACCGACCTCGTCTGCGATGCCATCAACGTCGCCATGCGCGAGATCTTCCTGCAGATCGTCTACGGTCGCAGCCAGACCGCGTTCTCCGAGGGCGGTCTGCCCGTCGGCGCCTCCCTCGACGACCTCGGCAAGGGCCTTCGCTCCCAGGTCGGCACCATGTTCGGCACCAAGGCCAAGGGCGCTCGTTACCTCGAGCTCGCCCAGGGTTACGTCACCCGCATGGCGCTCAACGACAAGAACGAGATCATCGCGTTCGAGTTCCTGAACCTCGGCAAGTTCACCGACGCCCTCAAGGCTGGCAAGTCCGCTGAGGACGCCATCGCCGGCGCCATGGGCCACTACGGCCAGTGGGACAACGCCGCCAAGTACATCGATCCGCGCACTGACGAGGAGACCCACTCCGTCGCCAGCACGTTCCCGGTTCACGAGTAG
- a CDS encoding GGGtGRT protein: protein MAVTFEGYERRVEKINKCLADSGIASLEEALQICTDKGFNPREIVHNTQSIAFQNAEWAYTLGCALAVKRGVKSASEAASVIGEGIQAFTVPGSVAEDRKVGLGHGNLGAMLLSDDTECFAFLAGHESFAAAEGAIGLALNANKARQKPLRVILNGLGKDAAQIIARINGFTYVKTQFDYYTGELKVVETIPYSDGPRAAVNCYGADDVREGVAIMWHENVDISITGNSTNPTRFQHPVAGTYKKERLEAGKKYFSVASGGGTGRTLHPDNMGAGPASYGMTDTMGRMHSDAQFAGSSSVPAHVDMMGLIGMGNNPMVGATVACAVAVNAALNA from the coding sequence ATGGCTGTTACGTTCGAAGGTTACGAGCGCCGCGTTGAGAAGATCAACAAGTGCCTCGCCGACAGCGGCATCGCCTCCCTCGAGGAGGCCCTGCAGATCTGCACCGACAAGGGCTTCAACCCGCGTGAGATCGTCCACAACACGCAGTCCATCGCCTTCCAGAACGCCGAGTGGGCCTACACCCTGGGCTGCGCCCTGGCTGTCAAGCGCGGCGTCAAGTCCGCTTCCGAGGCCGCTTCCGTGATCGGCGAGGGCATCCAGGCCTTCACCGTCCCCGGTTCCGTCGCTGAGGACCGCAAGGTCGGTCTCGGCCACGGCAACCTCGGCGCCATGCTGCTCTCCGACGACACCGAGTGCTTCGCGTTCCTCGCCGGCCACGAGTCCTTCGCCGCCGCTGAGGGCGCCATCGGCCTGGCCCTCAACGCCAACAAGGCCCGTCAGAAGCCGCTCCGCGTCATCCTGAACGGCCTTGGCAAGGACGCCGCCCAGATCATCGCCCGCATCAACGGCTTCACCTACGTGAAGACGCAGTTCGACTACTACACGGGCGAGCTCAAGGTTGTCGAGACCATCCCGTACTCCGATGGCCCGCGTGCCGCCGTCAACTGCTACGGCGCCGATGACGTCCGCGAGGGCGTTGCCATCATGTGGCACGAGAACGTCGACATCTCGATCACCGGTAACTCCACCAACCCGACGCGCTTCCAGCACCCCGTTGCTGGCACCTACAAGAAGGAGCGCCTCGAGGCTGGCAAGAAGTACTTCTCCGTCGCTTCTGGTGGCGGCACTGGTCGTACCCTGCACCCGGACAACATGGGCGCCGGCCCCGCCTCCTACGGCATGACCGACACCATGGGCCGCATGCACTCCGACGCCCAGTTCGCCGGCTCCTCCTCCGTGCCTGCGCACGTCGACATGATGGGTCTCATCGGCATGGGCAACAACCCCATGGTCGGTGCCACCGTCGCCTGCGCCGTCGCCGTGAACGCCGCGCTGAACGCGTAG